The following are from one region of the Centroberyx gerrardi isolate f3 chromosome 16, fCenGer3.hap1.cur.20231027, whole genome shotgun sequence genome:
- the vimr2 gene encoding uncharacterized protein vimr2 has product MAMLRVSSYRKLFEEDHWSRNGGFSMQCAGQYRASARGAAADKCDCDKLDFVAAKALNKEGLSRFVQDRTIIAALNDRLARLIELARCFEEENESLECQIMELEDRLEGQKASITTTVAVPDYSLDAVVSRLRKEKDETLCDTEELNKELERLKQEYEQAVQQRTFAQLERQDVAVEVDAVTAECLALREQVAIYEEQLANMEAQHKTAVETLLEPAAGTTGAVAAIEFGSPDITPALDIKEYYCQLAESLQCVCYECGASSSAVVANGDGRQMVIGGAAGSKVKGSPKIMDINELKKLISELQKELAELEKCNEELEDEIAMKKEAYMDEIAELECTIDEMRHQQVDHRAQMKEHCEDYEELLSEKMARDIEIAAYRGLMEEEEERLCNL; this is encoded by the exons GGGTGCGGCCGCTGACAAGTGTGACTGTGACAAGTTAGACTTTGTGGCTGCCAAGGCACTCAACAAGGAGGGCCTGAGCCGGTTCGTCCAAGACCGAACCATTATTGCTGCCCTCAATGACCGCCTGGCCAGACTTATTGAACTG GCTCGTTGTTTTGAGGAGGAGAATGAGTCTCTGGAATGTCAGATAATGGAACTAGAGGACAGGCTTGAGGGTCAAAAAGCCTCCATCACCACCACTGTGGCCGTGCCGGACTACAGCCTGGATGCAGTGGTGAGCAGACTGCGCAAGGAGAAG GATGAGACCCTGTGTGACACTGAGGAGCTGAACAAAGAGCTTGAGCGTCTGAAGCAGGAGTATGAGCAGGCTGTGCAGCAGAGGACCTTCGCCCAGCTGGAACGCCAGGATGTTGCCGTG GAAGTGGATGCTGTGACGGCAGAGTGTTTGGCCCTGAGAGAGCAAGTGGCAATCTATGAAGAGCAGCTGGCCAACATGGAGGCCCAGCACAAGAcg GCAGTGGAAACTCTTCTGGAACCGGCTGCAGGGACTACAGGAGCGGTGGCAGCTATTGAATTTGGCAGCCCAGACATCACTCCAGCCTTGGACATAAAGGAGTACTACTGCCAGCTGGCCGAGAGCCTCCAG tgtgtgtgt TATGAGTGCGGTGCATCCTCCTCTGCTGTGGTCGCCAATGGAGATGGAAGGCAAATGGTGATAGGCGGAGCtgcggggtcaaaggtcaaaggctCGCCCAAGATAATGGACATCAATGAACTGAAGAAGCTA ATTTCAGAGCTACAGAAGGAGCTTGCTGAGCTTGAGAAATGCAATGAGGAGTTGGAGGATGAGATTGCCATGAAGAAGGAAGCATACATGGATGAGATTGCAGAGCTGGAG TGTACTATAGATGAGATGAGGCACCAGCAGGTTGACCACCGAGCCCAGATGAAGGAGCACTGTGAAGACTACGAGGAGCTGCTCAGTGAGAAGATGGCCAGAGACATTGAGATTGCTGCCTACAG gggtctgatggaggaagaggaggagaggctgtgCAACCTGTGA